The sequence TGATTAACTTTTCGAACTAAAAAGTCAAAAAGTTAGAATAGGTCGATTTAAGTGTATTTCAATGAGTTATAAGTATCATTATATATAATTGGTCGGGAACGAGTGTTTACCAATAGAATTTCAGGTTTAGCCGACACATTTCGACTATACATCTCAAAAAATGAAATTTATGCGCTATAGGCATTCCTTTTGCCTTTATATCAGCAAATACAATCTATATGAAAAAGTTTATTTTCCTTTTTGTAGCAGTGATCGGATTCACTGTAGCCACTCAAGCCCAGGTAAATGTTTCTGTCAATATTGGCGCACAGCCAGCATGGGGTCCTACCGGTTATGACCACGTAGATTATTATTATCTGCCAGATATTGATTGTTATTATGACGTAACAAACAAGGTATATGTATATCCTAATGGCAATAGCTGGGTAAGAGCGAAACAACTGCCTGCTAAGTACCGTAACGTTGACTTGTACAATGCGCACAAGGTAGTGATCAATGGTGAAAAAAGACCTTATCAGAATGCTACCAAATACCGTCAGGAATATGGTGGATACAAGGGTAAACATGATCAGAGTCCTATCCGTGACAGCAAGGAAGAAAAATATTACGAAAGCAAGGGTCATCCTCAGCACTCACAGTGGCAGAAGGATCATCAGAACAACGGTAAGAAAGGTAACAACAGAAACAACAGAGACAACAGAGACGATCGTCAGGGTCCTGACCGTCACTAATTATTCGAAGGAAGGTCTTTTATCCCCCCTCAAAAAAAATAGCTTCCGCCAGTGGCGGAAGCTATTTTTTTATAAAAAGAAAGGCCGTCCCACTGAGTGCAGGACGGCCTTCTATATTGTAATGCTTGCCATACAAATATCTTCTGACAGCTTAGCTCAGTTTTTCGAGCGCCGCTTTCAGAGTAGCCAGCATAGCTGGGATTTCTTCTTTTACGCAGGTACCTACGCTCAGGCGATACCATGGAGATTGCTTGCTTGCACCGAATGCATAGAAAGGAACAAGACCCAGTTTCGCTTCGTTCAGCAGGTAAGAAGTTACAGCTGCCTGGTCTTCCAGTACGGTACCATCAGCAGTTTTCTTGCCTTTCAGATCGATTTTCAGGGTCAGGTAGATAGCAGCCTGAGGAGCAATTGCTTCTACAGAGTGACCTGCTTTTTTCAGTGCATCGAAACCTTCATAGATCTTTTCGAGTCTTTCTTCAACTTCAGCTTTGAAGCTTTTCAGGTAAGTGTTTACTTCTCCTTTACGACGCAGGTAGCGGGCAGCAGCATGTTGTTCTGCCATAGGGCTCCATGCACCTACGTGAGACAGGATGGCTTTCATCTTGCCTATTACATGTGCAGGACCCAGCGCCCAACCAACTCTAACACCGGTAGCGGCAAAAGCCTTACTCATACCATCGATGAAGATAGTGTAATCTCTCAGTTCAGGACGCAGACCAACAGGGGTGTGGTGGTGAGTCTGACCGAAAGTGAGCACCCAGTACATCTGATCGAACAGTACATACAATGGTTTCTCGTCAGCGCCACGGCTCTTGTTTTCAGCAATTACCAGGTCGCAGATCTCTTCCAGCTGTTGCTTGCCAAAAGCAGTACCGGTTGGGTTCTGCGGAGAGCAGAGCGCCAGCAGGG is a genomic window of Chitinophaga sp. LS1 containing:
- a CDS encoding pyridoxal phosphate-dependent aminotransferase, which codes for MKLSHLAETLIGSEIIKLAGEIKEKQAKGEKIYNFTIGDFDPKVFPIPAEFEQEIIAAYKEGLTNYPPADGILELRKAVSEFIAEHEQLTYDPTKEIVISCGGRPIIYATFRTILDRGEKVVYATPSWNNNHYTHFLEAEHVVLETKPENDFMPTAAELKPLLKGATLLALCSPQNPTGTAFGKQQLEEICDLVIAENKSRGADEKPLYVLFDQMYWVLTFGQTHHHTPVGLRPELRDYTIFIDGMSKAFAATGVRVGWALGPAHVIGKMKAILSHVGAWSPMAEQHAAARYLRRKGEVNTYLKSFKAEVEERLEKIYEGFDALKKAGHSVEAIAPQAAIYLTLKIDLKGKKTADGTVLEDQAAVTSYLLNEAKLGLVPFYAFGASKQSPWYRLSVGTCVKEEIPAMLATLKAALEKLS